From the Candidatus Omnitrophota bacterium genome, one window contains:
- a CDS encoding DUF58 domain-containing protein: MIPAEILRKIRRIQITTAKKATDIFAGEYKSVFKGRGMEFVEVREYLPGDEIRSIDWNVTARMGRPFIKKFVEERELTIMLLLDVSGSNRFGSVNHLKRDLAAEVCAVLAASAIKNNDKVGLLVFTDRIERYLPPRKGTKHVFKIIREALYFKPQGIGTNISLSLEYLSRLTKKSTVTFLISDFQDKGLKKPLSIAGKKHDLVAVQIIDPRERELPDAGIIELKDPESGRAYYLDTSDINIREKYREQADEMERRRKKLFYSVNIDRIIVDTSKPYEAALVDFFTHRKQKRGL, translated from the coding sequence ATGATACCGGCTGAGATACTCAGGAAAATACGTCGGATACAGATCACGACCGCGAAAAAAGCCACGGATATATTCGCTGGCGAATATAAAAGCGTATTCAAAGGGCGGGGTATGGAGTTCGTGGAGGTGCGCGAATATCTCCCCGGGGATGAGATACGTTCTATCGACTGGAACGTTACCGCACGTATGGGCCGGCCCTTTATCAAGAAATTTGTCGAAGAACGGGAACTTACCATAATGCTGCTCCTTGATGTGTCCGGGTCGAACCGTTTTGGAAGCGTAAATCACCTGAAAAGGGACCTCGCGGCTGAAGTGTGTGCCGTTCTCGCCGCGTCCGCTATAAAGAACAACGATAAAGTAGGCCTCTTGGTGTTCACGGACCGGATAGAAAGGTATCTTCCGCCACGGAAAGGTACAAAGCATGTTTTTAAGATAATCAGGGAAGCTTTGTATTTTAAGCCGCAAGGGATCGGAACGAACATATCACTTTCGCTTGAATATCTGTCGCGGCTTACAAAAAAAAGTACCGTTACATTCTTGATATCGGATTTCCAGGATAAAGGCCTGAAAAAACCGTTATCTATCGCCGGGAAAAAGCACGATCTTGTGGCTGTACAGATAATCGATCCGCGGGAACGGGAGCTGCCCGATGCGGGTATTATCGAGTTGAAGGACCCGGAAAGCGGCAGAGCCTATTATTTGGATACTTCTGACATCAATATACGCGAAAAATACCGGGAACAGGCGGATGAGATGGAACGTAGGAGGAAAAAGCTTTTTTATTCCGTGAACATCGACAGGATCATTGTCGATACGTCAAAACCA